One genomic segment of Manis pentadactyla isolate mManPen7 chromosome 1, mManPen7.hap1, whole genome shotgun sequence includes these proteins:
- the ZDHHC19 gene encoding LOW QUALITY PROTEIN: palmitoyltransferase ZDHHC19 (The sequence of the model RefSeq protein was modified relative to this genomic sequence to represent the inferred CDS: inserted 1 base in 1 codon; deleted 1 base in 1 codon), whose protein sequence is MPLLKDAMPLTKELHPPPQTLLPWFLPSLFAAFNVALLVVSSGLFFAFPCRWLXQNGEWAFPIVTGLLFALTFFSLISLNFSDPYIEDLLPQVPIPSSPASGTCFPSHGTGCGEREFWRFSSCLGGKPSAGWGEKAALLNHWVQSPTSTAQAPYSINYSTKARVLRELLWLETHLPLYQLLHTWSACPVGTGGHPAPLHPTLSGAQWCCGVVLPLPLPRQQQRDGMVSCCCPALPSTPGSDKQSPGTVYVVWVNHRAFRLQWCPKCCFHCPPRTYHCRWYNICVEDFDHHCKWVNNCIGHRNFCFFMLLALSLCLYSAAVLVTWVVFLERTTHLPFSMDKAVAIVVAVPAAGFLVPLLLLLLMQAVSVSAAERSYECKCRYLQGYNPFDHGCANNWYLTICAPLGPKYMAEAVWLQRVVGPDWVLTQNLLSPMCPSAQGPPALPGPESGPQPPPLSLCKPGTGSPGSGEAAAFQELHTGPGLPLLWEAPGEGSVLLCPLHTQRRQEPLPLSLSS, encoded by the exons ATGCCACTCTTGAAAGATGCCATGCCCCTAACAAAGGAGCTCCATCCTCCTCCACAGACGCTGCTTCCCTGGTTCCTCCCAAGCTTGTTTGCTGCCTTTAATGTAGCGCTGCTGGTAGTTTCGAGTGGCCTCTTCTTTGCATTCCC TTGCAGGTGGC GCCAGAACGGGGAGTGGGCCTTTCCCATTGTCACAGGCCTCCTCTTTGCCCTCACCTTCTTCAGTCTCATCTCACTCAACTTCTCAGACCCTTACATCGAA GACCTTCTGCCCCAAGTCCCCATTccctccagccctgcctctggAACTTGCTTCCCCAGCCATGGCacgggatgtggagaaagagaattCTGGAGGTTTTCCAGCTGCCTTGGAGGGAAGCCCAGTGCAGGTTGGGGAGAGAAAGCTGCTCTTCTCAACCACTGGGTTCAGTCTCCCACTTCCACTGCACAAGCTCCTTACAGCATCAACTACAGTACAAAGGCCCGAGTTCTCAGAGAACTCCTCTGGCTGGAAACCCACCTTCCCCTTTACCAGCTTCTCCACACTTGGTCCGCTTGTCCAGTGGGCACTGGGGGTCACCCagcccccctccaccccaccctttCTGGGGCCCAGTGGTGCTGTGGGGTGGTCCTCCCACTCCCTCTCCCCCGACAGCAGCAGAGGGATGGAATGGTCTCCTGCTGCTGCCCAGCGCTCCCATCCACCCCAGGCTCCGACAAACAGAGCCCCGGGACAGTGTATGTGGTGTGGGTGAACCACAGAGCCTTCCGCCTGCAGTGGTGTCCAAAATGCTGCTTCCACTGCCCACCCCGGACCTACCACTGCCGCTGGTACAACATCTGTGTGGAG GACTTTGACCATCACTGCAAGTGGGTCAACAACTGCATTGGTCACCGCAACTTCTGCTTCTTCATGCTGCTCGCCCTGTCCCTGTGCCTCTACTCGGCTGCGGTACTAGTCACCTGGGTGGTCTTCCTGGAGCGCACAACACACCTGCCCTTCTCTATGGACAAGGCCGTGGC CATCGTGGTGGCTGTACCTGCCGCCGGCTTCCTGGTT CCACTCTTGCTACTACTGCTGATGCAGGCCGTGTCGGTGAGCGCTGCCGAGCGCTCCTACGAGTGCAAG TGCCGATACCTGCAGGGATACAACCCCTTCGACCACGGCTGTGCCAACAACTGGTATTTAACAATTTGTGCACCACTGGGACCCAA GTACATGGCTGAGGCTGTCTGGCTGCAGAGGGTGGTGGGGCCTGACTGGGTGCTTACGCAGAACCTGCTCTCCCCCATGTGCCCCTCGGCACAGGGtcccccagccctccctgggcCTGAGTCCggtccccagcccccacctctgaGTCTCTGCAAACCAGGGACGGGTTCCCCAGGGAGTGGGGAGGCTGCAGCCTTCCAGGAG CTCCACACTGGCCCAGGGCTGCCCTTGCTATGGGAGGCCCCCGGAGAAGGCTCTGTCCTCCTCTGCCCGCTTCACACCCAGCGACGCCAGGAGCCCCTGCCCCTGAGTCTCTCCTCCTGA